One genomic segment of Intestinimonas butyriciproducens includes these proteins:
- a CDS encoding enoyl-CoA hydratase-related protein has translation MSETFQQVAERLTNIRAELDGAIAILTMNRPKALNALNDQTLEELDRIFTCLEREESILGVIITGEGKGFVAGADISQMQSYKSEEGRNYANRAQALFNKIEALEKPVIAAVNGYALGGGCELSMSCDIRIASEKAVFGQPEANLGVIPCFGGTQRLPRLVGTGIAKELIYTGRQVKAEEAKSIGLVNKVVPAESLLDEAKAMLRTILEKAPMAIRYSKVAINRGMDVDMRAGLELEKDLAAITFGTEDKQEGMDAFLGKRPAVFHNR, from the coding sequence ATGAGCGAGACATTCCAGCAGGTAGCAGAGCGTTTAACGAACATCAGGGCAGAACTGGACGGCGCCATCGCCATTCTGACCATGAACCGTCCCAAGGCCCTCAATGCCCTTAATGATCAAACTTTGGAGGAGCTGGACCGTATCTTCACTTGTCTGGAACGTGAGGAAAGCATTCTGGGCGTCATTATTACAGGCGAGGGAAAAGGCTTCGTGGCCGGGGCCGATATCTCTCAGATGCAGTCCTACAAGAGCGAAGAGGGCCGCAATTACGCCAACCGGGCCCAGGCTCTGTTTAACAAAATCGAGGCCTTGGAGAAGCCTGTCATCGCCGCAGTCAACGGATACGCTCTCGGCGGCGGTTGCGAGCTGTCCATGAGCTGTGATATTCGCATCGCCTCCGAAAAGGCTGTCTTCGGTCAACCCGAGGCCAATCTGGGGGTGATCCCCTGTTTTGGCGGTACACAGCGTCTGCCCCGGCTGGTGGGGACGGGTATCGCCAAAGAACTCATCTATACCGGCCGTCAGGTAAAAGCAGAGGAGGCCAAGAGCATTGGCCTGGTCAACAAAGTCGTCCCGGCCGAGTCTCTTCTGGACGAGGCCAAGGCTATGCTGCGCACCATTCTCGAAAAGGCCCCCATGGCCATTCGCTACTCCAAGGTCGCCATTAACCGCGGCATGGACGTCGACATGCGCGCCGGTCTAGAGCTGGAGAAAGACTTGGCCGCCATCACCTTTGGAACCGAGGATAAGCAGGAGGGCATGGACGCTTTCCTGGGGAAGCGTCCCGCCGTGTTCCATAATCGGTAA
- a CDS encoding GntP family permease yields the protein MTALGIIGIILAFALLMYMIMKGFNIYLTVFVCTLVVAVTSQMNVYEAYKVHFMTGFTTFFKNNYLIFLTGTLMAKAMDVTGAAKSIAKTIIKVMGTEWAFISVPVACGVLCYGGVSAFVCSFAVFPIALQVFRAADLPRRGIPGALCFGCSTFAMIAPGAVQIHNNVPSTELGTSYMAGAVNGFIACGFMLVAGIIYLHFWLGKAKKNGEHFIAKEGDEFGEEGDSRLPNFVIALLPLVITIVLVNVKVNGVAIAPVEAGVLAGAVSAVVLMIKYIDPKELPKHFADGAAMALLSITNTCAVNGFGGVASNSPVFGDIVSAMVNLPGPKLLGLVIGTTVIAGICGSASGGLGIAVPILGPVYTQLGIAPSIVHRVMALSSSALDSLPHNGYIVTVTNGLCRETHKDSYGLTFALTVIIPFIGSLVGVALFTLFPNLP from the coding sequence ATGACCGCTCTGGGTATCATCGGCATCATCCTGGCGTTCGCCCTATTGATGTACATGATCATGAAAGGCTTCAATATTTATCTGACGGTGTTCGTCTGTACGCTGGTTGTCGCTGTCACAAGCCAGATGAATGTCTATGAAGCTTATAAAGTCCACTTCATGACCGGCTTTACCACCTTTTTTAAGAATAATTATTTGATCTTCCTCACAGGTACTTTGATGGCAAAGGCGATGGATGTCACCGGCGCGGCCAAATCTATCGCCAAAACTATCATTAAAGTTATGGGGACCGAGTGGGCTTTCATCTCCGTTCCTGTCGCCTGCGGCGTGCTTTGCTACGGTGGCGTATCTGCTTTCGTATGTTCCTTTGCCGTTTTTCCCATTGCCCTGCAGGTCTTCCGTGCCGCTGATCTGCCCCGGCGCGGCATCCCCGGCGCCCTGTGCTTTGGCTGCTCCACCTTTGCCATGATTGCCCCCGGCGCCGTACAGATCCACAACAACGTCCCCTCTACCGAGCTGGGCACCTCTTACATGGCCGGTGCCGTCAACGGTTTTATTGCCTGTGGCTTTATGCTGGTGGCCGGCATTATCTATCTCCACTTCTGGCTCGGCAAAGCCAAAAAGAACGGTGAGCACTTTATTGCCAAAGAGGGCGATGAGTTTGGCGAAGAGGGAGACAGCCGTCTGCCCAACTTTGTAATCGCCCTGCTGCCTCTGGTCATCACGATTGTGCTGGTCAACGTGAAAGTCAATGGCGTGGCTATCGCCCCCGTAGAGGCGGGTGTACTGGCCGGTGCCGTATCCGCTGTGGTGTTGATGATCAAGTATATTGATCCCAAGGAACTCCCCAAGCACTTTGCCGATGGCGCTGCCATGGCCCTTCTCTCCATCACCAACACCTGCGCCGTTAACGGCTTCGGCGGCGTCGCCTCCAACAGCCCCGTTTTTGGCGACATCGTAAGCGCCATGGTCAACCTCCCCGGTCCCAAACTGCTGGGACTGGTGATCGGCACCACTGTGATTGCTGGCATCTGCGGTTCCGCCTCCGGCGGTCTGGGCATCGCAGTACCCATCCTCGGCCCAGTCTATACCCAGCTTGGCATTGCTCCCAGCATTGTCCACCGCGTCATGGCCCTCTCCTCCTCCGCCCTGGATTCTCTTCCACACAACGGCTATATCGTTACTGTCACCAACGGCCTGTGCCGCGAGACGCATAAGGATTCTTACGGCCTCACCTTTGCGCTTACCGTTATCATTCCCTTTATTGGTTCCCTGGTTGGTGTGGCGCTCTTTACCCTCTTCCCCAACCTGCCTTGA
- a CDS encoding CaiB/BaiF CoA transferase family protein, whose amino-acid sequence MFKPLDGVKVIDLTYFVAGPGAARILADWGADVIKVEPSFGDPGRGTGATMSCPTVKDCNPFYTAYNANKRGLSLNLKSDEGKAVLYKLLESADVFVSSYRTGALKRLGLDYDSLSKKFPHLIWAQINGFGDFGPAKDNAGFDTVAFWARSGAMIDITEKDTSPVNPLIGFGDATTSCSLSGGICAALYQKAKTGKGCKVMVSLFAQAIWSESAGMVSTQYGDEYPKTRLNPGSPVMDTFKSADDKWFYMSILEPDRYNDALMKELGRNDLVGDPRYCTAAAAKAHSSELVEILSAEFAKHTMDEIAAMFARADIAYDRVQHIKEVLDDPQALENMYIIPVENRDGTVTKQPMTPIRFATTEPARIEDIAPTMERQAPLVGEHSAEILKEHGYTDEDIQKLVDSKVVYIEKL is encoded by the coding sequence ATGTTCAAACCGTTGGATGGTGTTAAGGTCATCGATCTGACCTATTTTGTCGCCGGCCCCGGCGCCGCCCGTATTCTCGCCGACTGGGGCGCCGATGTCATCAAAGTGGAGCCCAGTTTCGGCGACCCCGGCCGCGGCACCGGAGCAACTATGTCTTGCCCTACCGTAAAGGACTGCAACCCATTTTATACCGCCTATAATGCCAACAAGCGCGGTCTTTCCCTCAATCTGAAGAGTGACGAAGGGAAGGCGGTTTTGTATAAGCTGCTCGAGAGCGCCGATGTCTTTGTCTCCAGCTACCGTACCGGCGCGCTCAAGCGGTTAGGGCTGGACTATGACTCTCTGAGCAAAAAGTTCCCCCACCTCATCTGGGCCCAGATCAACGGCTTCGGAGATTTTGGCCCTGCCAAGGACAACGCCGGTTTTGATACCGTGGCCTTCTGGGCCCGTTCCGGCGCTATGATCGATATCACTGAGAAGGATACTTCCCCGGTTAATCCCCTCATCGGTTTCGGCGACGCCACCACCTCCTGCTCCCTCTCCGGCGGCATCTGCGCCGCCCTCTATCAGAAAGCCAAAACCGGTAAGGGCTGCAAGGTCATGGTCTCCCTCTTTGCCCAAGCCATCTGGAGTGAAAGCGCAGGCATGGTCTCCACCCAGTACGGCGACGAGTACCCCAAGACCCGCCTGAACCCCGGCTCCCCCGTCATGGACACGTTTAAGAGTGCTGACGACAAGTGGTTCTACATGAGCATTCTGGAACCCGACCGCTACAACGATGCGCTTATGAAGGAGCTGGGCCGCAATGACCTGGTTGGCGATCCACGGTACTGCACCGCCGCCGCTGCCAAGGCACACAGTTCCGAGCTGGTGGAGATTCTCAGCGCAGAGTTTGCCAAGCACACCATGGACGAGATCGCCGCCATGTTTGCTCGGGCCGATATCGCCTATGACCGAGTTCAGCACATCAAGGAGGTTCTGGATGACCCACAGGCGCTGGAGAACATGTATATCATTCCCGTAGAAAACCGGGATGGCACTGTGACCAAGCAGCCGATGACTCCCATTCGGTTTGCCACTACCGAACCCGCCCGCATCGAGGACATCGCCCCCACCATGGAACGGCAGGCCCCCTTAGTCGGCGAGCACTCTGCTGAAATCCTGAAGGAGCACGGATATACCGATGAGGACATTCAGAAGCTTGTCGATTCCAAAGTAGTTTACATCGAAAAGCTGTAA
- a CDS encoding acyl-CoA dehydrogenase family protein yields the protein MTFHLTEDQATIQQLARDFAQSELAPIAAKIDQEERIPKEIIEKMAEIGFTALNVPEAYGGPELDTVCKVLVVNELAKQCASTAEVIAVHTLVNDIFLEHGSEAQKQKYLTAAVEGKIGAFALTEPGAGSDAAAAKTKAVVDGDDYIINGNKCFISNMGPTEGDYVVVIALTEPEKGTKGMSAIVVDRGTPGFTIGKREEKLGIRGADISELIFEDCRVPRANLIGKEGDGFRIAMKALDGGRIGMAAQGLGIADAAIEATIKYMGERVQFGKPIAKLQGLQWYLADMATRTEAARALVFEAACAADSGEPLSKLAAMCKYYASENAVWVTNKALQIHGGYGYMRDYPIERMYRDARIVPIYEGTSEIQKVVIARELLK from the coding sequence ATGACATTTCATCTGACAGAAGATCAAGCCACCATCCAGCAGCTGGCCCGGGACTTTGCCCAGAGTGAGCTGGCCCCTATCGCCGCGAAAATCGACCAGGAGGAGCGTATTCCCAAGGAGATCATCGAGAAAATGGCGGAAATCGGCTTCACCGCCCTCAATGTCCCCGAGGCCTACGGCGGTCCCGAACTGGATACCGTGTGCAAGGTGCTGGTGGTCAACGAACTGGCCAAGCAGTGCGCCAGCACCGCAGAGGTCATTGCCGTTCACACCTTGGTAAATGACATCTTTCTGGAACACGGCAGCGAAGCGCAGAAGCAAAAGTACCTCACCGCCGCTGTGGAGGGAAAAATCGGCGCCTTCGCACTCACGGAGCCCGGAGCCGGCTCTGATGCCGCCGCCGCCAAAACCAAAGCTGTAGTGGATGGCGACGACTATATCATCAATGGCAATAAGTGCTTTATTTCCAACATGGGCCCCACCGAGGGCGATTATGTCGTGGTAATTGCTCTTACCGAGCCCGAGAAGGGCACCAAGGGTATGTCCGCCATCGTGGTGGACCGTGGCACCCCCGGCTTCACCATTGGCAAGCGGGAAGAGAAGCTTGGCATCCGCGGTGCTGACATTTCCGAGCTCATCTTTGAAGACTGCCGGGTCCCCCGCGCTAATCTCATCGGCAAGGAGGGCGACGGGTTCAGGATTGCCATGAAGGCTCTGGACGGCGGCCGCATCGGCATGGCCGCTCAGGGGCTTGGTATCGCTGATGCGGCGATCGAGGCCACCATCAAATACATGGGTGAGCGCGTCCAGTTTGGCAAGCCCATCGCCAAGCTCCAGGGCCTTCAGTGGTATCTGGCTGACATGGCCACCCGCACTGAAGCCGCACGCGCGCTGGTCTTTGAGGCCGCTTGTGCCGCCGACAGCGGAGAGCCACTCTCCAAGTTGGCCGCCATGTGCAAGTATTATGCCTCTGAAAACGCTGTATGGGTAACGAATAAGGCGCTTCAGATCCATGGCGGCTACGGCTATATGCGTGACTACCCCATCGAACGCATGTACCGCGACGCCCGTATCGTCCCCATCTACGAGGGAACCTCTGAGATCCAGAAGGTTGTCATCGCACGCGAGCTGCTAAAATAA
- a CDS encoding sigma-54 interaction domain-containing protein, with product MPEQGIARYKYIFDEILRMTDDGFIVVDRDGIVTDINDQYCDFLGKPREEIVGYPIQKTISNSKMVDIVNRRYREELALHKFLPGESKENDNNFLLVSRSCVCDSEDRAVAGVAQVKFRLQTLDSAKRLMSEYAELEFYKEEYRKAGNCKISFDSIVGTSEAFLEKKRLGLKAAWTDFAVLLTGETGTGKELFARAIHNASNRADKPMVSINCAAIPSELLESELFGYADGAFTGARKGGKPGKFQLANGGTLFLDEIGDMPLNMQAKILRTLQESEVEPVGGSGPVPVDVRVISATRQNLPKLIESGDFREDLYYRLNVINIEIPSLRERRGDILDLSNHFLSQLNQEFQRTTVLSPEVKRCFVSYQWPGNVRELDNVIKGAYATCDGFTIDLTDLPGKMSLPKDSLLMDSRKQLAELMNDYEREVILAVLRDKGGNCQRTAEELGIHRSALYKKMNKLGIDPAAIPHRQTSKLLPE from the coding sequence ATGCCGGAACAGGGCATCGCGCGCTATAAATACATCTTTGATGAAATTCTCCGGATGACTGACGACGGCTTTATCGTTGTGGACCGAGACGGCATCGTGACAGATATCAACGACCAATACTGTGACTTTCTGGGAAAACCCAGAGAGGAGATCGTAGGCTACCCGATCCAAAAAACCATCAGCAATTCCAAAATGGTCGATATCGTAAATCGTCGATATCGCGAGGAACTGGCCCTCCACAAGTTTTTACCCGGGGAGAGCAAAGAAAATGACAACAATTTTCTCTTGGTCAGCCGCTCCTGTGTATGTGACAGCGAGGACCGGGCAGTGGCCGGTGTGGCCCAGGTAAAATTTCGGCTCCAAACGCTGGACTCCGCCAAGCGCCTCATGAGCGAATACGCAGAGTTGGAATTTTATAAAGAGGAATACCGAAAAGCAGGTAACTGCAAAATCAGCTTTGACTCCATCGTCGGGACCAGTGAAGCCTTTCTGGAGAAAAAACGATTAGGCCTGAAGGCCGCCTGGACGGATTTTGCTGTTTTGCTCACCGGGGAGACGGGTACAGGCAAAGAGCTTTTTGCCCGCGCCATTCACAACGCCAGCAATCGTGCGGATAAGCCCATGGTCAGTATCAACTGTGCCGCGATCCCTAGCGAGCTTCTGGAATCCGAGCTGTTTGGCTATGCGGACGGAGCCTTTACTGGTGCGCGGAAAGGCGGGAAGCCCGGTAAATTCCAACTGGCCAATGGCGGCACTCTCTTTCTGGATGAGATCGGAGATATGCCTCTTAATATGCAGGCCAAAATCCTCCGCACCCTTCAGGAGAGTGAAGTGGAGCCCGTAGGGGGATCCGGTCCTGTTCCTGTGGATGTGCGGGTCATCTCCGCCACAAGACAAAACCTTCCCAAGCTCATCGAGTCAGGCGATTTCCGTGAAGACCTCTATTATCGCCTCAACGTCATCAACATCGAAATACCTTCTCTGCGTGAACGCCGGGGAGATATTCTGGATCTGTCCAACCATTTTCTCTCTCAGCTCAACCAGGAATTTCAGCGTACAACCGTTCTCTCCCCGGAGGTGAAGCGTTGCTTTGTCAGCTACCAGTGGCCCGGCAACGTGCGCGAGCTTGATAACGTGATCAAAGGCGCCTATGCTACCTGTGATGGCTTCACCATTGACTTAACAGATCTGCCCGGTAAAATGTCCCTGCCGAAAGACTCCCTGCTCATGGATTCCAGGAAGCAGTTGGCCGAGTTGATGAATGACTATGAACGTGAAGTCATTCTAGCCGTTTTACGCGATAAAGGAGGCAACTGCCAGCGCACAGCGGAAGAACTGGGAATCCACCGCAGCGCGCTCTATAAAAAAATGAACAAGCTGGGCATCGATCCGGCGGCGATCCCCCACAGGCAGACTTCCAAACTGCTCCCGGAGTGA
- a CDS encoding MATE family efflux transporter has protein sequence MENRNYLGTEKVGTLLRKFAIPCICSLIISCLYNIVDQIFVGNGVGYLGNAATGVIFLITVIGWGLSLFFGDGAAAALSVSLGRGETKEIHRSAGGAILSSFLSGLAVIAIAYLWGDGLLRLIGATDTNIQMAHDYGMIIFAMMPLAMTQNTLASIIRADGSPKYAMAAMLTGAIINIIGDPLAIFVLDMGIKGAAWATILGQFISFLICAAYLRHPKTFKMSAASAVPKNLSGPNPVYLCPESMRYLPAIHRQSQSCCAAVYFA, from the coding sequence ATGGAAAACAGGAATTATCTTGGAACAGAAAAAGTAGGAACCCTTTTGCGAAAATTCGCAATCCCGTGTATCTGTTCCCTCATTATCTCGTGCCTTTACAATATCGTGGATCAGATATTTGTTGGAAACGGCGTTGGGTATCTTGGCAACGCCGCTACTGGCGTGATTTTCCTGATTACGGTAATCGGCTGGGGCCTAAGCCTATTCTTTGGTGATGGAGCCGCCGCTGCTCTGAGTGTTTCTCTGGGGCGTGGTGAGACGAAAGAAATTCACAGAAGCGCTGGCGGAGCTATTTTGAGTTCCTTTCTTTCCGGCTTGGCCGTGATTGCCATTGCCTACCTGTGGGGAGATGGATTGCTCCGGCTGATTGGCGCAACAGATACCAATATTCAAATGGCTCATGACTATGGAATGATTATTTTTGCTATGATGCCCCTTGCTATGACGCAGAATACTCTTGCGTCCATAATCCGGGCAGATGGCAGCCCCAAATATGCTATGGCGGCGATGCTCACCGGCGCGATCATCAATATTATTGGTGATCCTTTGGCAATTTTTGTGCTGGACATGGGCATCAAGGGCGCAGCATGGGCAACTATCCTCGGCCAGTTTATCAGTTTCCTTATCTGTGCTGCATATTTGAGGCACCCAAAGACCTTTAAAATGAGTGCTGCCAGCGCTGTGCCTAAGAATTTATCTGGCCCTAATCCTGTTTACCTGTGTCCAGAAAGTATGCGCTATCTTCCTGCAATCCATCGGCAAAGCCAAAGCTGCTGCGCCGCTGTCTATTTTGCGTGA
- a CDS encoding AAA family ATPase, whose amino-acid sequence MRDALLIVLSLLIPVALGVTGIFWAAPIADILAILVTATVMVHVWKELSHESRKKESVAEIQLSRRGGVIITIAGEHGSAGKQIGQLVAKKLNVPCYYKELVAIAAQGSGLAREFISGINSDENVVMRELYLSSDPVERAISAQGKAIRQIADAGACVIIGRSADYMLRNYQNVVRVFIYAPKDYRANKIMEMYGDSLGAARKSIVRSDNARASYYKSVSGQEWGDPHGYELCIDASIGEDAAANLICDYINRMGTY is encoded by the coding sequence TTGCGTGATGCGCTGCTGATCGTACTATCCCTGTTGATCCCGGTTGCTTTGGGCGTTACAGGCATCTTTTGGGCTGCGCCCATTGCTGATATACTGGCTATTTTGGTCACTGCTACTGTCATGGTCCATGTGTGGAAAGAACTGTCACACGAAAGCAGGAAGAAAGAGTCTGTGGCGGAAATCCAGCTCTCCCGTCGGGGGGGGGTGATCATCACGATTGCCGGGGAACACGGCTCTGCTGGAAAGCAGATCGGTCAACTGGTCGCTAAAAAGCTGAATGTTCCGTGTTATTATAAAGAGCTTGTGGCGATTGCCGCCCAAGGAAGTGGCTTGGCAAGGGAATTTATCTCTGGGATCAATTCGGATGAAAATGTCGTGATGCGCGAACTTTACCTCTCGTCCGATCCTGTTGAGCGTGCGATTTCGGCACAGGGCAAGGCGATCCGCCAGATTGCAGACGCGGGGGCCTGTGTTATTATTGGTCGTTCGGCGGATTATATGTTACGGAATTATCAGAATGTAGTGCGCGTCTTTATCTATGCCCCCAAGGATTACCGTGCAAATAAAATAATGGAAATGTACGGAGACAGCCTAGGCGCTGCGCGAAAAAGCATCGTTCGCTCTGACAATGCCAGGGCTTCCTATTATAAAAGTGTTTCCGGTCAGGAATGGGGAGACCCGCACGGCTACGAATTGTGCATTGATGCCTCGATTGGTGAGGACGCTGCCGCAAATTTGATTTGTGACTATATCAATCGGATGGGTACGTATTAA
- a CDS encoding spore cortex-lytic protein, with product MAEQGTVVVRAYTSRAQIPVTGATVAVTHPSAGGKHLLVALRVTDESGHTQPVTLPTPPAAESEHPGTAAPYTLCDLWVEHPDFQMLHVENVQIFSGVETLQDAELLPLPEFPEQRDMTRIVHLTSQPL from the coding sequence GTGGCAGAACAAGGAACCGTCGTCGTCCGGGCCTATACGTCCCGGGCACAGATCCCCGTCACCGGAGCCACCGTTGCCGTCACCCATCCCTCCGCAGGTGGGAAGCATCTGCTTGTCGCCCTGCGGGTCACCGATGAGAGCGGTCATACCCAGCCCGTTACACTCCCCACGCCTCCTGCCGCAGAGAGTGAGCATCCGGGCACCGCAGCGCCCTATACCCTATGCGACCTCTGGGTGGAGCATCCTGATTTTCAGATGCTGCATGTGGAGAACGTCCAAATTTTTTCCGGCGTAGAGACCTTGCAGGATGCCGAGCTGCTCCCGTTGCCCGAGTTCCCGGAACAGCGGGATATGACCCGCATTGTCCACCTTACCTCCCAGCCGCTGTAA
- a CDS encoding peptidoglycan-binding domain-containing protein gives MPVTITPYIPRYITVHLGAPGQNAENVTVTFPDYIKNVASSEIYPTWEPSALRANILAQVSFALNRVYTEYYPSRGYPFQITSTTAMDQKFIRGRNIFENIERIVDELFDDYIRRQGYAEPLSAKFCNGTTTTCDGLSQWGSQELALQGLDSVSILRRYYGDDIELVMDAPVQDIRTSYPGTPLRLGSRGPEVGVIQAELNRISQNYPAIPKISPVDAIFGPQTERAVRQFQQIFNLPVDGVVGKVTWYKLVFLYVGVSGLSELVSEGQRFFGFNFSVDGADANGPAGESVLLLQYLLSILAQFDSSIPFLTLDGIFGPQTEQAVQAFQVSQGLPATGRVNAETWNSLYNAYDGIDTTVLSQDILFPAELQGLGNAPEVFALSTRQTQYPGRELGLGDRDTERSDR, from the coding sequence ATGCCCGTTACGATCACCCCTTATATCCCCAGATATATCACCGTCCATTTGGGCGCGCCCGGGCAGAATGCGGAAAACGTCACCGTCACCTTCCCGGACTATATCAAAAATGTGGCCTCCAGTGAAATCTATCCCACATGGGAACCATCCGCGCTCCGGGCCAATATTTTAGCCCAGGTCTCGTTCGCCCTGAATCGGGTCTATACCGAATACTACCCCAGCCGCGGCTATCCCTTTCAGATTACCTCAACAACTGCTATGGATCAAAAATTTATCCGGGGCAGAAATATTTTTGAGAACATTGAACGCATCGTGGATGAGCTTTTCGACGACTACATCCGCCGCCAGGGCTATGCAGAACCTCTGTCGGCCAAATTCTGCAACGGGACCACTACCACCTGTGACGGCCTCTCCCAATGGGGCAGCCAGGAGCTCGCCCTCCAGGGGCTGGACAGCGTATCTATTCTGCGCCGTTATTACGGAGACGATATCGAGCTTGTCATGGATGCCCCGGTACAAGATATCCGTACCTCTTACCCGGGTACTCCGCTCCGCCTGGGCTCGCGGGGCCCTGAGGTCGGCGTAATCCAAGCTGAACTCAACCGCATCAGCCAAAATTATCCCGCTATTCCCAAGATCTCTCCGGTGGATGCCATTTTCGGTCCCCAGACGGAACGTGCTGTCCGGCAGTTTCAGCAGATTTTCAACCTTCCGGTGGACGGTGTGGTGGGGAAGGTCACTTGGTATAAGTTGGTGTTCCTCTATGTGGGTGTATCCGGGCTCTCTGAACTGGTCAGCGAGGGGCAGCGGTTCTTTGGATTCAACTTTTCGGTTGATGGCGCTGATGCCAACGGACCCGCTGGAGAATCCGTTCTGCTTTTGCAATACCTTCTCTCCATTTTGGCCCAGTTTGATTCTTCCATTCCATTTTTAACTTTGGATGGCATTTTCGGCCCCCAGACGGAGCAGGCTGTCCAGGCGTTCCAGGTCTCTCAGGGGTTGCCTGCCACGGGTCGGGTGAATGCTGAGACCTGGAACAGTCTCTACAATGCCTATGACGGGATCGACACCACTGTCCTATCCCAGGATATCCTGTTTCCCGCCGAGCTTCAGGGGTTGGGAAACGCCCCGGAAGTCTTCGCCCTAAGTACCCGCCAGACCCAATATCCCGGTCGTGAGTTGGGGCTGGGTGACCGGGATACGGAGAGGAGTGATCGCTGA
- a CDS encoding peptidoglycan-binding domain-containing protein, translating to MRPERDYLGLPIRSLQTMLRTLSRCAPGLPCPIPDGVFGEVTLEAVMRFQQSAGMPITGRVDNDTWDAIAAAYRSALPSVMPPRPVRAFREQAFEVRSGQCCVHMCLVQAMFLALSQVIEEIEPAPVNALHTGASVRNVVWLQGRAGLPETGTMEKQTWNALTRLYDVFLYRDIHGALCPTAPQTPSGGSVIPRGGFPWEPFEPGGSCL from the coding sequence ATGCGTCCGGAACGAGATTATCTGGGGCTCCCGATTCGGAGCCTTCAAACCATGCTGCGGACGCTTTCCCGCTGTGCGCCCGGCCTCCCCTGCCCCATCCCGGACGGTGTTTTCGGTGAAGTGACCTTGGAAGCGGTCATGCGCTTCCAGCAGTCCGCCGGGATGCCCATCACAGGTCGGGTGGACAACGACACATGGGATGCCATTGCCGCCGCCTACCGGAGCGCACTCCCCTCCGTCATGCCGCCACGGCCCGTCCGCGCTTTCCGGGAGCAGGCCTTTGAAGTGCGGTCAGGCCAGTGTTGTGTCCACATGTGTCTCGTTCAGGCCATGTTCTTGGCGCTTTCCCAAGTGATTGAAGAGATCGAGCCCGCCCCTGTCAACGCGCTGCACACAGGGGCTTCTGTCCGCAATGTGGTATGGCTCCAAGGGCGCGCGGGCCTTCCGGAGACCGGCACGATGGAAAAACAGACCTGGAACGCGCTCACACGGCTCTACGATGTTTTTCTCTACCGCGATATTCACGGAGCACTATGTCCCACAGCCCCTCAGACGCCCTCGGGCGGTTCCGTCATCCCCCGGGGCGGCTTCCCCTGGGAACCCTTCGAACCGGGAGGCTCCTGTTTATAA
- a CDS encoding TIGR03936 family radical SAM-associated protein has translation MPDQRIQFVKTGRACYISHLDLMRTFQRAFLRAGIHIRHTEGFNPHAYVSIPLPLSVGFSSQCEILEFGLPEGADMEAVPWRLTRVLPEGITVTRCYDAERPYKELCYVNYIITLEYDTGAPVGAENTIRALLGRESLVVSKKSKKAKSGQTQVDLIPLIQRVDYEGRRDSIVLDTILRAQNPGLNPALIVAAIREQCPEMAPDYVSYHRKQVLDRDLRPYE, from the coding sequence ATGCCTGACCAGCGGATTCAGTTTGTCAAAACGGGGCGGGCCTGCTATATTTCTCACCTGGACCTGATGCGGACCTTCCAGCGGGCTTTCCTGCGGGCGGGAATCCATATCCGCCATACGGAGGGCTTCAACCCGCACGCATATGTATCCATTCCACTTCCGCTCTCCGTGGGCTTTTCCAGCCAGTGTGAGATTCTGGAGTTCGGGCTTCCGGAGGGGGCGGACATGGAGGCGGTGCCTTGGCGGCTCACCAGGGTGCTTCCGGAGGGAATTACGGTCACTAGATGTTATGACGCGGAGCGACCCTACAAGGAATTGTGTTATGTCAACTATATCATCACTCTGGAGTATGATACCGGCGCTCCGGTGGGGGCGGAAAACACGATCCGGGCGCTGCTGGGCCGAGAGAGCCTGGTGGTCAGCAAAAAATCCAAGAAGGCCAAGAGCGGGCAGACGCAGGTGGACCTCATTCCGCTGATTCAGCGGGTGGATTACGAGGGGCGACGGGATTCCATCGTGCTGGACACCATTCTGCGCGCCCAGAATCCGGGACTAAATCCGGCGTTGATTGTGGCGGCCATCCGGGAACAATGCCCGGAAATGGCGCCCGATTATGTTAGCTATCACCGCAAGCAAGTGCTGGATAGAGATCTGAGGCCTTACGAATAA